From the Nocardiopsis changdeensis genome, one window contains:
- a CDS encoding serine/threonine-protein kinase codes for MNPDPRPFDENSLPPGATPPAATDPERIGPYRVVGRIGAGGMGAVYAGIDPAGSCAAVKVVHPQYAADPDFRARFAREVSLVASVSATCTAAYFGADTGAEAPWMATEYVPGDTLRVHVRKNGPLTGGMAVSLAAGLAEALVAIHAAGVVHRDLKPGNVILSPGGPKVLDFGIARATDGTALTRTGGLFGTPGWMAPEQYNGVPASDRSDVFAWACLVAFAATGRDPFAGGPVEVVVHRTRTEEPDLTGLPPELLPTVRRALSKDPADRPTAAEVLAEVTGAWSATRVDAPPASDPTRVVPAMLAAEWRGVTAGAPERIRRPRRALLVSAGAAGLVAALVATFLIVRPDGGEADPGGDPGEAAPESADASEPAGPAVARDPADGAAVITEAVALAEEAPEFEVSHFERSAETFEDNSNVLLRYTEDPEPVRQMVMNAGPAIYFTLHVGEGPDDVLARTDSNLVGVVEGDYYRPGPDDPATERNPGEWWERVLASVDEVLVEEAEITYLGVEPTPYEDYPQEMQDAYDVTGRSGHHYTGTAPAEVRGQDTEVTFDVWVDEEGNLQHFHSYGSTGEMEEDAEYERIAFVFGQPVEIPVPDESEIAAAPTY; via the coding sequence TTGAACCCCGACCCCCGCCCCTTCGACGAGAACAGCCTGCCCCCGGGTGCGACCCCGCCCGCCGCCACGGACCCGGAGCGCATCGGCCCCTACCGGGTCGTCGGGCGCATCGGGGCCGGCGGCATGGGCGCCGTCTACGCGGGGATCGACCCCGCGGGGTCCTGCGCCGCCGTCAAGGTCGTCCATCCCCAGTACGCCGCCGACCCGGACTTCCGGGCCCGGTTCGCCCGAGAGGTCTCCCTGGTCGCGAGTGTGAGCGCCACCTGCACCGCGGCCTACTTCGGGGCGGACACCGGCGCCGAGGCGCCCTGGATGGCGACCGAGTACGTGCCCGGCGACACCCTGCGCGTCCACGTCCGCAAGAACGGCCCCCTCACCGGGGGGATGGCGGTCTCCCTGGCCGCGGGCCTGGCCGAGGCCCTGGTGGCGATCCACGCGGCGGGGGTGGTGCACCGCGACCTCAAGCCCGGCAACGTGATCCTGTCGCCGGGCGGCCCCAAGGTGCTGGACTTCGGCATCGCCCGGGCGACCGACGGCACCGCCCTCACCCGTACCGGCGGCCTGTTCGGCACCCCGGGCTGGATGGCGCCGGAGCAGTACAACGGCGTCCCGGCGAGCGACCGCTCCGACGTGTTCGCCTGGGCCTGCCTGGTGGCGTTCGCGGCCACCGGACGCGACCCCTTCGCCGGCGGCCCGGTGGAGGTGGTGGTCCACCGGACCCGCACCGAGGAGCCCGACCTGACCGGGCTGCCCCCGGAACTGCTGCCGACGGTGCGCCGAGCCCTGTCCAAGGACCCCGCCGACCGGCCCACCGCCGCAGAGGTCCTGGCCGAGGTGACCGGGGCGTGGAGCGCCACCCGCGTGGACGCCCCGCCGGCCTCGGACCCCACCCGCGTGGTGCCCGCCATGCTCGCCGCCGAATGGCGCGGCGTGACCGCGGGCGCGCCCGAGCGGATCCGCCGGCCGCGGCGCGCCCTCCTGGTCTCCGCCGGCGCCGCGGGCCTGGTCGCGGCCCTGGTCGCGACGTTCCTCATCGTGCGCCCGGACGGCGGGGAGGCGGACCCCGGCGGGGACCCGGGGGAGGCGGCCCCGGAGTCCGCCGACGCCTCCGAGCCCGCCGGGCCCGCGGTCGCCCGGGACCCGGCGGACGGCGCGGCCGTCATCACCGAGGCCGTCGCCCTGGCGGAGGAGGCGCCGGAGTTCGAGGTGAGCCACTTCGAGCGGTCGGCCGAGACCTTCGAGGACAACTCGAACGTGCTCCTCCGGTACACCGAGGACCCCGAGCCCGTCCGGCAGATGGTCATGAACGCGGGCCCGGCCATCTACTTCACCCTGCACGTCGGGGAGGGGCCCGACGACGTGCTGGCCCGCACCGACTCCAACCTCGTCGGCGTGGTCGAGGGCGACTACTACCGCCCCGGGCCGGACGACCCGGCCACGGAGAGAAACCCGGGCGAGTGGTGGGAGCGTGTGCTCGCCTCGGTGGACGAGGTGCTCGTGGAGGAGGCCGAGATCACCTACCTGGGGGTGGAGCCCACGCCCTACGAGGACTACCCCCAGGAGATGCAGGACGCCTACGACGTGACCGGCCGCAGCGGCCACCACTACACCGGCACCGCGCCCGCCGAGGTCAGGGGCCAGGACACCGAGGTGACCTTCGACGTCTGGGTGGACGAGGAGGGGAACCTCCAGCACTTCCACTCCTACGGGTCCACCGGAGAGATGGAGGAGGACGCCGAGTACGAGCGGATCGCGTTCGTCTTCGGGCAGCCCGTGGAGATCCCGGTCCCCGACGAGTCCGAGATCGCCGCCGCCCCGACCTACTGA
- a CDS encoding S9 family peptidase, whose translation MSFPRQQARTQRFTIGVPRSFEVSPDGRRVAFLRGRDGVDTATCLWVHEAEEDTEHVVADPRALGADDEDLPPEERARRERLRESGGGIVSYSVDEAFTRAVFALSGRLFYVDLVGDRAEPRELPAATPVVDPRISPAGDRVAYVSGGALRVIDVAGAEPDHGDRALASPDGDGVTWGLADFVAAEEMGRYRGFWWAPDGSALLAARVDESPVVRWYVDDPAAPEQEPTALRYPAAGTDNARVRLAALPVASSAAFRREGAPEPVWIDWDREALPYLATAGWTTGPDGSPTVVFTAQSRDQRTLTLFGADPATGLAMETRTETDGVWVELMPGVPAHTAAGDLVWIGREGGTGERRVFVGADAVSPADVYVRGVVDVDGDRILYSGSPADRPGDVSLWLVDLGTGLSAPVELPGHGCSTTADASAHSGLRSGRLRGGTLVVQHRSMEFPGVRTLVVRGAATETRRAFGSIESLAETPDLPEPRVEFWRAGERGIPCALVLPSWFREGQRPLPVLMAPYGGPHAQRVLHARGAFLTAQWYADQGFAVVIADGRGTPGIGVEWEQEIHLDLASGVLEDQVTALRDAAERFGCLDTSRVGIHGWSFGGYLAALAVLRRPDVFHAAVAGAPVIDWRLYDTHYTERYLGLPQDDPGVYERSSLLEDAAKLERPLMLIHGLSDDNVVFAHTQRMSSALLAAGRRHTVLPLSGVTHSPSDPTVSENLMLLQVEFLKDSLRDGA comes from the coding sequence ATGAGCTTTCCTCGCCAACAGGCACGTACCCAGCGCTTCACCATCGGCGTCCCGCGCTCCTTCGAGGTGTCCCCGGACGGGCGGCGCGTCGCCTTCCTGAGAGGGCGCGACGGCGTCGACACCGCCACGTGCCTGTGGGTGCACGAGGCGGAGGAGGACACCGAGCACGTGGTCGCCGACCCGCGCGCGCTCGGGGCCGACGACGAGGACCTGCCGCCGGAGGAGCGGGCGCGCCGGGAGCGGCTGCGCGAGAGCGGCGGCGGCATCGTGTCGTACTCGGTGGACGAGGCGTTCACCCGCGCCGTGTTCGCCCTGTCCGGCCGGCTCTTCTACGTGGACCTCGTGGGCGACCGCGCCGAGCCGCGCGAGCTGCCCGCCGCCACCCCGGTGGTGGACCCGCGGATCAGCCCGGCGGGCGACCGGGTCGCCTACGTCAGCGGCGGCGCGCTGCGGGTCATCGACGTCGCCGGCGCCGAGCCCGACCACGGCGACCGGGCGCTGGCCTCCCCCGACGGCGACGGCGTCACCTGGGGCCTGGCGGACTTCGTCGCGGCCGAGGAGATGGGCCGCTACCGCGGGTTCTGGTGGGCGCCCGACGGCTCGGCGCTGCTGGCCGCCCGGGTGGACGAGTCCCCGGTGGTCCGCTGGTACGTGGACGACCCGGCCGCCCCCGAGCAGGAGCCCACCGCTCTGCGCTACCCCGCGGCGGGCACCGACAACGCGCGGGTGCGGCTGGCCGCCCTGCCGGTGGCGTCCTCCGCCGCGTTCCGCCGGGAGGGCGCCCCGGAGCCGGTGTGGATCGACTGGGACCGGGAGGCGCTGCCCTACCTGGCCACCGCCGGGTGGACGACCGGCCCGGACGGCTCGCCCACCGTGGTGTTCACCGCGCAGAGCCGCGACCAGCGCACGCTCACCCTGTTCGGCGCCGACCCCGCGACCGGGCTGGCCATGGAGACGCGCACCGAGACCGACGGCGTGTGGGTCGAGCTGATGCCGGGCGTCCCCGCCCACACCGCCGCGGGCGACCTGGTGTGGATCGGCCGCGAGGGCGGGACCGGCGAGCGCCGGGTGTTCGTGGGCGCCGACGCCGTCAGCCCCGCCGACGTGTACGTGCGCGGCGTGGTGGACGTGGACGGCGACCGGATCCTGTACTCGGGCTCGCCCGCCGACCGGCCCGGCGACGTGTCGCTGTGGCTGGTGGACCTGGGCACCGGGCTGTCCGCCCCGGTCGAGCTGCCCGGGCACGGCTGCTCGACGACGGCCGACGCCTCCGCCCACAGCGGCCTGCGCTCGGGGCGGCTGCGCGGCGGCACCCTCGTGGTGCAGCACCGGTCGATGGAGTTCCCCGGGGTGCGCACCCTGGTGGTGCGCGGGGCGGCCACCGAGACCCGGCGGGCCTTCGGGTCCATCGAGAGCCTCGCCGAGACCCCGGACCTGCCCGAGCCGCGGGTGGAGTTCTGGCGGGCGGGCGAGCGGGGCATCCCGTGCGCGCTGGTGCTGCCGTCCTGGTTCCGGGAGGGGCAGCGCCCGCTGCCGGTGCTCATGGCGCCCTACGGCGGCCCGCACGCCCAGCGGGTGCTGCACGCGCGCGGCGCGTTCCTGACCGCCCAGTGGTACGCCGACCAGGGGTTCGCGGTGGTCATCGCCGACGGCCGCGGCACCCCCGGCATCGGCGTGGAGTGGGAGCAGGAGATCCACCTGGACCTGGCCTCGGGGGTGCTGGAGGACCAGGTCACCGCGCTGCGGGACGCCGCGGAGCGGTTCGGCTGCCTGGACACCTCCCGGGTGGGGATCCACGGGTGGTCGTTCGGCGGCTACCTGGCGGCGCTGGCGGTGCTGCGCCGCCCGGACGTGTTCCACGCCGCGGTGGCGGGCGCCCCGGTCATCGACTGGCGGCTGTACGACACCCACTACACCGAGCGGTACCTGGGGCTGCCCCAGGACGACCCGGGCGTGTACGAGCGCAGCTCGCTGCTGGAGGACGCGGCCAAGCTGGAGCGCCCGCTGATGCTGATCCACGGCCTGTCCGACGACAACGTGGTGTTCGCCCACACGCAGCGGATGTCCTCGGCGCTGCTGGCGGCGGGGCGCAGGCACACGGTGCTGCCGCTGTCGGGGGTGACCCACTCGCCGTCGGACCCGACGGTGTCGGAGAACCTGATGCTGCTCCAGGTGGAGTTCCTCAAGGACTCCCTGCGCGACGGGGCCTGA
- the mshB gene encoding N-acetyl-1-D-myo-inositol-2-amino-2-deoxy-alpha-D-glucopyranoside deacetylase, protein MTDRRLMMVHAHPDDESIVTGATLAKYAAEGAGVTLVTCTLGEEGEVIPADLAHLTADRDDTLGDHRVGELDKACVSLGVRDHRFLGGAGHYRDSGMAGTPSAERPEAFCNADAEEAARLLAEIVREVRPHVVVSYDEYGGYGHPDHVQAHRITRRACVKAGERSMPGTPWQVRKLYAIAQPVSVIEASIARLNEEAGPFTPPAAVSDIARGTPDELVTTRIDATDHWAAKALAMRAHATQITVDGERFALSNDIAQEIDAVEYFTLLLGPTRRRAAGEFETDLFEGL, encoded by the coding sequence GTGACCGACAGACGACTCATGATGGTGCACGCCCACCCCGACGACGAGAGCATCGTCACCGGGGCCACGCTGGCGAAGTACGCGGCCGAAGGTGCCGGGGTCACCCTGGTGACCTGCACCCTGGGCGAGGAGGGCGAGGTCATCCCCGCCGACCTCGCGCACCTGACGGCCGACCGCGACGACACCCTCGGCGACCACCGGGTCGGCGAACTGGACAAGGCCTGCGTCTCCCTGGGGGTGCGCGACCACCGGTTCCTCGGCGGCGCCGGGCACTACCGCGACTCCGGGATGGCGGGCACGCCCTCCGCGGAGCGCCCCGAGGCGTTCTGCAACGCCGACGCCGAGGAGGCCGCCCGCCTGCTCGCGGAGATCGTCCGGGAGGTCCGCCCGCACGTGGTGGTCTCCTACGACGAGTACGGCGGCTACGGCCACCCCGACCACGTCCAGGCCCACCGGATCACCCGGCGCGCCTGTGTGAAGGCGGGGGAGCGGTCGATGCCCGGCACGCCGTGGCAGGTCCGCAAGCTCTACGCGATCGCCCAGCCGGTGTCGGTGATCGAGGCGTCCATCGCCCGGCTCAACGAGGAGGCGGGGCCGTTCACCCCGCCCGCCGCGGTGTCCGACATCGCCCGGGGTACCCCGGACGAGCTGGTCACCACCCGGATCGACGCCACCGACCACTGGGCGGCCAAGGCGCTGGCGATGCGCGCCCACGCCACCCAGATCACGGTGGACGGCGAGCGCTTCGCCCTGTCCAACGACATCGCCCAGGAGATCGACGCGGTGGAGTACTTCACGCTGCTGCTGGGACCCACCCGGCGCCGCGCGGCAGGAGAGTTCGAGACCGACCTCTTCGAGGGCCTGTGA
- a CDS encoding site-2 protease family protein: MPTPEPAPGSEPTDAPDTPRTDTADPWERMPEGALNRPELAERGPGTGAPAKEAGKPGEGGGDDAEDSGPGDGGEDGERSGGVFDFLPSPVFVLVLGLTVFAGWLSWRAVELDWAPEGTNVTPLLPPLFILLGWIVSCAVHEYAHALAAHLAGDRSQRGGAYLRLNPFGFRHAFAGTVLPVLYLGFGAFGLNGPPAFVAWDRIPRGRRAMVALAGPLASLVLAAALAVTVSVLVPPGNDTTNWAIAGLAFLAFLNLTSALVNLLPVPGLDGFEVLAAALPERRWVSAARVNALFGSVAVFAVLWFPALRDLWVGAVYTLFRTVMPNPTFEGTVFLGELLLQFWNA; encoded by the coding sequence ATGCCCACGCCCGAACCGGCCCCGGGGTCGGAGCCGACCGACGCGCCCGACACCCCGCGCACGGACACCGCCGACCCCTGGGAGCGCATGCCCGAGGGCGCCCTCAACCGTCCGGAGCTGGCCGAGCGCGGACCCGGCACCGGGGCGCCGGCCAAGGAGGCCGGGAAGCCCGGCGAGGGCGGCGGGGACGACGCGGAGGACTCGGGCCCCGGGGACGGGGGCGAGGACGGGGAACGCTCCGGGGGCGTGTTCGACTTCCTGCCCAGCCCGGTGTTCGTGCTGGTGCTGGGCCTGACCGTGTTCGCCGGGTGGCTGTCCTGGCGGGCCGTGGAGCTGGACTGGGCCCCCGAGGGCACCAACGTCACCCCGCTGCTCCCGCCGCTGTTCATCCTGCTGGGCTGGATCGTCTCCTGCGCCGTGCACGAGTACGCCCACGCGCTCGCCGCGCACCTGGCCGGCGACCGCTCCCAGCGGGGCGGCGCCTACCTGCGCCTCAACCCGTTCGGGTTCCGGCACGCCTTCGCCGGGACCGTGCTGCCCGTGCTCTACCTGGGCTTCGGCGCCTTCGGCCTCAACGGGCCGCCCGCGTTCGTGGCGTGGGACCGGATCCCGCGCGGGCGGCGGGCGATGGTCGCGCTGGCCGGCCCGCTGGCGAGCCTGGTGCTGGCCGCCGCGCTGGCCGTCACCGTGTCGGTCCTGGTGCCGCCGGGCAACGACACCACCAACTGGGCGATCGCCGGGCTGGCGTTCCTGGCCTTCCTCAACCTGACCTCGGCGCTGGTCAACCTGCTGCCCGTCCCCGGCCTGGACGGCTTCGAGGTGCTCGCCGCCGCGCTGCCCGAGCGGCGGTGGGTGTCCGCCGCCCGGGTGAACGCGCTGTTCGGCTCCGTGGCGGTGTTCGCCGTCCTGTGGTTCCCGGCCCTGCGGGACCTGTGGGTGGGCGCGGTCTACACGCTGTTCCGGACCGTCATGCCCAACCCGACGTTCGAGGGCACCGTGTTCCTGGGCGAGCTGCTGCTCCAGTTCTGGAACGCCTGA
- the fdxA gene encoding ferredoxin, with translation MTYVIAQPCVDVMDKACIDECPVDCIYEGERSLYIHPDECVDCGACEPVCPVEAIYYEDDLPEQWSDFYKANVEFFDDLGSPGGASKVGKIDRDHPLVAKLPPQAE, from the coding sequence GTGACCTACGTCATCGCGCAGCCCTGTGTTGATGTGATGGACAAGGCGTGCATCGACGAGTGCCCCGTGGACTGCATCTACGAGGGCGAGCGCAGCCTGTATATCCACCCGGACGAGTGCGTTGACTGCGGTGCGTGCGAGCCGGTCTGCCCGGTCGAGGCCATCTACTACGAGGACGACCTGCCCGAGCAGTGGTCCGACTTCTACAAGGCCAACGTCGAGTTCTTCGACGACCTCGGCTCCCCGGGCGGCGCCTCCAAGGTGGGCAAGATCGACCGCGACCACCCCCTCGTCGCCAAGCTGCCGCCGCAGGCGGAGTAG
- the dapC gene encoding succinyldiaminopimelate transaminase, giving the protein MTRRPVTDRLPTFPWDRLTPYKKIAADHPDGIVDLSVGTPVDPVPPGLRAALADAADSPGYPLTWGTPALRASITGWLERRHGVSVPEEGVLPTVGSKELVAWLPTLLGLGPGDTVVHPELAYPTYDIGARLAGATPVAADGLTALGPAPVRLLWVNSPSNPTGRVLGVPHLRKVVAWARERGVIVASDECYLDLGWEGEAPVSILHPDVSDGSHEGLLAVHSLSKRSNLAGYRAAFVAGDPALVQELLAVRKHAGMIVPAPVQAAMGAALDDDAHALEQKECYRARRDRLRAALTGAGWRIDHSQAGLYLWASHPDHDAWGAVEHLAERGILVAPGEFYGPAGGASVRVAFTATDERVGAAVARLSA; this is encoded by the coding sequence ATGACCCGGCGGCCCGTGACGGACAGGCTTCCCACCTTCCCGTGGGACCGGCTGACCCCGTACAAGAAGATCGCCGCGGATCACCCCGACGGCATCGTCGACCTGTCCGTGGGCACCCCCGTGGACCCGGTGCCGCCGGGCCTGCGCGCCGCGCTGGCCGACGCCGCCGACAGCCCCGGCTACCCGCTGACCTGGGGGACCCCCGCGCTGCGGGCCTCCATCACCGGCTGGCTGGAGCGCCGCCACGGGGTGAGCGTGCCGGAGGAGGGCGTGCTGCCGACGGTCGGCTCCAAGGAGCTCGTCGCCTGGCTGCCCACCCTGCTCGGCCTGGGACCGGGCGACACCGTCGTCCACCCCGAGCTGGCCTACCCCACCTACGACATCGGCGCCCGCCTGGCCGGGGCGACCCCGGTGGCGGCCGACGGCCTGACCGCCCTGGGCCCGGCCCCGGTGCGGCTGCTGTGGGTGAACTCGCCGAGCAACCCGACCGGCCGCGTCCTGGGCGTGCCGCACCTGCGCAAGGTCGTCGCCTGGGCCCGCGAGCGCGGCGTGATCGTCGCCTCCGACGAGTGCTACCTCGACCTGGGCTGGGAGGGCGAGGCCCCGGTCTCGATCCTGCACCCGGACGTCAGCGACGGCTCCCACGAGGGCCTGCTCGCGGTGCACTCCCTGTCCAAGCGCTCCAACCTCGCGGGGTACCGCGCCGCGTTCGTGGCCGGCGACCCGGCCCTGGTCCAGGAGCTGCTGGCGGTGCGCAAGCACGCGGGGATGATCGTGCCCGCCCCGGTCCAGGCCGCCATGGGCGCCGCCCTGGACGACGACGCGCACGCCCTGGAGCAGAAGGAGTGCTACCGCGCCCGCCGGGACCGGCTGCGCGCCGCCCTCACCGGCGCCGGCTGGCGGATCGACCACTCCCAGGCCGGGCTGTACCTGTGGGCCTCCCACCCCGACCACGACGCCTGGGGCGCGGTGGAGCACCTGGCCGAGCGCGGCATCCTCGTGGCGCCGGGCGAGTTCTACGGGCCCGCCGGCGGCGCCAGTGTCCGCGTGGCGTTCACCGCCACCGACGAGCGCGTCGGGGCCGCCGTCGCCCGCCTGTCCGCCTGA
- a CDS encoding 2,3,4,5-tetrahydropyridine-2,6-dicarboxylate N-succinyltransferase: MTSSYSSPLPDRIDELWERRSELTPGHTEAREIITSAIDQIDEGKARVAFVDPATDAVVVDERAKRSILLGFKVLDMKESQVGDFYHHDRMPLKTRFDGVRVVPGAIARWGSYLAPGVVLMPSFTNIGAYVDSGTMVDTWATVGSCAQIGRNVHLSGGVGVGGVLEPPQASPVIIEDDAFLGSRSMVVEGARVRTGAKLGAGTILTSSTRVFDAETGEELARGEAPAWSVCVTANRVKSFPGGDFGMPVLLVLKRLAEGQEHDKLALNDLLREHGVNA; the protein is encoded by the coding sequence ATGACCAGCTCCTACTCCAGCCCGCTGCCCGACCGGATCGACGAACTCTGGGAGCGGCGTTCCGAACTGACCCCGGGCCACACCGAGGCGCGCGAGATCATCACCTCCGCCATCGACCAGATCGACGAGGGCAAGGCCCGGGTGGCCTTCGTCGACCCCGCCACCGACGCGGTCGTGGTCGACGAGCGCGCCAAGCGCTCCATCCTGCTCGGTTTCAAGGTCCTGGACATGAAGGAGTCGCAGGTCGGCGACTTCTACCACCACGACCGCATGCCGCTGAAGACCCGCTTCGACGGTGTCCGCGTCGTCCCCGGCGCCATCGCCCGCTGGGGCTCCTACCTCGCCCCGGGCGTCGTGCTCATGCCGTCCTTCACCAACATCGGCGCCTACGTCGACTCCGGCACCATGGTCGACACCTGGGCCACGGTCGGCTCCTGCGCGCAGATCGGCCGCAACGTCCACCTGTCCGGCGGCGTGGGCGTCGGCGGCGTCCTGGAGCCCCCGCAGGCCTCCCCGGTGATCATCGAGGACGACGCCTTCCTGGGCTCGCGCAGCATGGTCGTCGAGGGCGCCCGGGTGCGCACCGGCGCCAAGCTCGGCGCGGGCACCATCCTCACCTCGTCGACCCGCGTGTTCGACGCCGAGACCGGCGAGGAGCTCGCCCGCGGCGAGGCCCCGGCCTGGTCGGTGTGCGTCACCGCCAACCGGGTCAAGAGCTTCCCCGGCGGCGACTTCGGCATGCCGGTGCTGCTCGTCCTCAAGCGGCTCGCCGAGGGCCAGGAGCACGACAAGCTCGCCCTCAACGACCTGCTCCGCGAGCACGGCGTCAACGCCTGA
- the dapE gene encoding succinyl-diaminopimelate desuccinylase — translation MLDLTSDVADLAAALVDIRSESGTEKILADGIERALSALPHLTVTRDGDAVVARTDLGRERRVVIAGHIDTVPIVDNVPSHVDGDRLYGCGTSDMKAGVAVQLRLAALVAEPVHDVTYVFYDNEEVDAERNGLLRLSRNHPEWLAGDFAILMEPTDGVIEGGCQGTMRVEVVARGERAHSARSWMGVNAIHGAGAVLDVLRAYTPREPEVEGLRFHEGLNAVFIEGGVAGNVIPDECVVKVNYRFAPDLSVADAEAHLREVFDGFEVRLADAAAPARPGLDHPAAAAFVDAVGEGRARAKLGWTDVSRFSELGVPAVNYGPGDPTLAHTRDEYAEIPRIREAEERMVAWLTGAR, via the coding sequence ATGCTCGACCTGACCTCGGACGTCGCGGACCTCGCCGCCGCACTCGTGGACATCCGCTCCGAGAGCGGCACCGAGAAGATCCTCGCCGACGGGATCGAACGGGCGCTGTCGGCGCTGCCCCACCTGACGGTGACCCGCGACGGCGACGCCGTCGTCGCCCGCACCGACCTGGGCCGCGAGCGCCGCGTCGTCATCGCCGGCCACATCGACACCGTGCCCATCGTCGACAACGTCCCCTCCCACGTCGACGGCGACCGCCTCTACGGCTGCGGCACCTCCGACATGAAGGCCGGGGTCGCCGTCCAGCTCAGGCTGGCCGCCCTGGTCGCCGAGCCCGTGCACGACGTCACCTACGTCTTCTACGACAACGAGGAGGTCGACGCCGAGCGCAACGGCCTGCTGCGCCTGTCCCGCAACCACCCCGAGTGGCTGGCCGGGGACTTCGCCATCCTCATGGAGCCCACCGACGGCGTCATCGAGGGCGGCTGCCAGGGCACCATGCGGGTCGAGGTCGTCGCCAGGGGCGAGCGCGCCCACAGCGCCCGCTCCTGGATGGGCGTCAACGCCATCCACGGCGCCGGGGCCGTCCTGGACGTGCTGCGCGCCTACACCCCCCGCGAGCCCGAGGTGGAGGGCCTGCGCTTCCACGAGGGCCTCAACGCCGTCTTCATCGAGGGCGGGGTGGCCGGCAACGTCATCCCCGACGAGTGCGTGGTCAAGGTCAACTACCGGTTCGCCCCCGACCTGTCCGTGGCCGACGCCGAGGCGCACCTGCGGGAGGTCTTCGACGGGTTCGAGGTGCGCCTGGCCGACGCCGCCGCCCCCGCCCGGCCCGGCCTGGACCACCCCGCGGCGGCCGCGTTCGTCGACGCGGTGGGGGAGGGGCGGGCCCGCGCCAAGCTGGGCTGGACCGACGTGTCGCGCTTCTCCGAGCTGGGGGTGCCCGCGGTCAACTACGGCCCCGGCGACCCGACGCTCGCCCACACCCGCGACGAGTACGCCGAGATCCCGCGCATCCGCGAGGCCGAGGAGCGGATGGTCGCCTGGCTCACCGGGGCCCGCTGA
- a CDS encoding TIGR00730 family Rossman fold protein, with amino-acid sequence MTEEAHGNEQVRNAGPLTYRGESIPGTTTDQRLLDRRGPADWVHTDPWRVLRIQSEFVEGFGLLSELPSAVSVFGSARIKPGTRYYDLGVQMGARLAEAGYATITGGGPGMMEAANKGAKEAGGLSVGLGIELPFEQSLNPYIDMGMTFRYFFVRKTMFVKYSQAFVVLPGGFGTLDELFEAATLVQTNKVTRFPVVLVGSEFWGGLEKWVRESLLENGLIKPNDLDLVQVVDDPDEVVDIIRKAHLDIAREQDEQERARTDGS; translated from the coding sequence ATGACGGAAGAAGCACATGGAAACGAGCAGGTGAGGAACGCGGGACCCCTCACCTACCGCGGCGAGTCGATCCCGGGCACCACCACCGACCAGCGGCTGCTGGACCGGCGCGGCCCCGCCGACTGGGTGCACACCGACCCCTGGCGGGTGCTGCGCATCCAGTCGGAGTTCGTGGAGGGCTTCGGCCTGCTCTCCGAGCTGCCCTCGGCGGTGAGCGTGTTCGGGTCGGCCCGCATCAAGCCGGGCACCCGCTACTACGACCTCGGCGTCCAGATGGGCGCCCGGCTCGCGGAGGCGGGCTACGCCACCATCACCGGGGGCGGCCCCGGCATGATGGAGGCCGCCAACAAGGGGGCCAAGGAGGCGGGCGGGCTGTCCGTGGGGCTGGGCATCGAGCTGCCCTTCGAGCAGTCCCTCAACCCCTACATCGACATGGGGATGACGTTCCGCTACTTCTTCGTGCGCAAGACCATGTTCGTCAAGTACTCCCAGGCGTTCGTGGTCCTGCCCGGCGGGTTCGGGACCCTGGACGAGCTGTTCGAGGCGGCCACGCTGGTCCAGACCAACAAGGTGACCCGGTTCCCGGTGGTGCTGGTCGGCTCCGAGTTCTGGGGCGGGCTGGAGAAGTGGGTCAGGGAGAGCCTGCTGGAGAACGGGCTCATCAAGCCGAACGACCTGGACCTGGTCCAGGTGGTCGACGACCCCGACGAGGTCGTGGACATCATCCGGAAGGCGCACCTCGACATCGCCCGCGAACAGGACGAGCAGGAGCGCGCCCGGACCGACGGCTCCTGA
- a CDS encoding DUF3117 domain-containing protein → MAAMKPRTSDGPLEVTKEGRGIIMRVPLEGGGRLVVELTPDEATELRDALQGVVG, encoded by the coding sequence ATGGCGGCAATGAAGCCGAGGACCAGTGACGGGCCGTTGGAGGTCACCAAGGAGGGTCGCGGCATCATCATGCGGGTTCCGCTCGAGGGCGGCGGCCGCCTGGTCGTCGAGCTGACCCCGGACGAGGCCACCGAGCTCAGGGACGCGCTCCAGGGCGTCGTCGGCTAG